In Candidatus Cloacimonadota bacterium, one genomic interval encodes:
- a CDS encoding DUF721 domain-containing protein, whose amino-acid sequence MSLVQAGDKLHDLVYSIAGNEHKDILTLFFNWKKIVGNILSDRASIHKLEHNVLFIAVSNNVWMQELILRKSKIIADIDLILKIKLDDIVIFLKDAQFRYKKPKPKRR is encoded by the coding sequence ATGAGTTTAGTTCAGGCCGGTGATAAATTACACGATCTTGTGTATTCTATTGCCGGTAATGAACATAAAGATATTCTCACCTTATTTTTTAACTGGAAAAAGATCGTTGGAAATATCCTCTCAGATCGAGCTTCAATTCACAAACTGGAACATAATGTCCTTTTTATTGCTGTTTCCAATAATGTCTGGATGCAGGAACTCATCCTCAGAAAAAGTAAAATAATTGCTGATATAGATTTAATTCTGAAAATAAAATTAGATGATATTGTTATTTTCCTGAAAGATGCTCAGTTCAGATACAAAAAACCAAAGCCAAAAAGAAGAA